The stretch of DNA GTGTGGATGGTGATCTCTTTGTATTAGTTGATTCGATTAGTGCATCACGGGTTGCAGGAAATTTGGACTTATCTAACCATCAGGTACTTTGTGGTTTAATGTACATTTGAATAAGAAAATCTTTTTGTTCTCTCAGTTTGATGTAAAGAACATTGCAATACGTGTACATTTGTGGCAGGTTACGGGAAGATGCTTCGATTCTTTGGAGGGAGAAAGAAAGCAAAGGTTGGTggaagagagaaagaaaaaaaggaagCGATGTGGATGTACTGGACAGAGCAATCAACCCTCTTTGGATTGCAACCATGATGAACAGATGCTTCTTCCAAATCCAATGGTTGGATTTAACCTGCCCAATTATAGCCCATCATCAGTTAGGGTGACTAGAACGATTCTTGAACAAGATATGGGACCACCTTATTTCTACTACGAAAATGTGGCTAGAGCTCTCACAGGTGTATGGGCGACCATTTCAAGATCTCTGTATGACATTCAACCTGAGTTTGTAGATTCCAAACATTTGTGTGCAGCTGCAAGGAAAAGAGGCTACATACATAACTTGCCTATTGAGAACAGAGCacctcttcttccttctcctccaaTGACCATATTTGAGGCATTCCCCCGTTACAAGAAGTGGTGGCCTTCCTGGGATCAGAGAACACAGTTCAACTGCTTGCTAACAGGTGTGGCAGGTCCAACGCTGACTGGAAAGATTGGGCGTGCTCTTGCAAGTGCGGGCACTCCACCATCTCAAAGTATTCAAAAGTATGTCATCGATCAGTGCAAAAGGTACAATCTTGTCTGGGTCGGAAAAAATAAGGTTGCTCGATTGGAGCCTCAAGAGATTGAATATCTACTTGGTTTTCCAAAGGACCACACAAGGGGACTCGGCGACACAAATAGATACAAATCTCTAGGCAACTCATTCCATGTTGATACTGTTGCTTACCACTTGTCAGTGCTAAAAGGAATGTTTCCCAATGGTGTTAATGTGCTGTCCTTATTCACTGGtattggaggaggagaggtagcTTTGCACAGGTTGGGAATGAACATGAGGACAGTGGTTTCTGTTGAAATAGACAAAGCTAGTAAGAGGATTTTCAGGGATTGGTGGAATCAGACTCAAACGGGCACACTGATTGAGATTGATGATGTAAAATCTCTTACTGATGATCAAGTTGCAACATACGTTACTACATTTGGCGGCTTCGACTTGGTGATTGGGGGCAGCCCATGTAACAATCTTGCTGGGTGTAACCGATCCAGCCGTCATGGCTTGGAGGGCAAGCAATCTGTTTTGTTCCACCATTATGTCAGAATCTTGAATGCCGTCAAGTCGGCTATGGCCAGGAAGTAGCCTAATCATTGCAGTTCTTGTTGTATCATTCAATGCTTTATATCTAGGAAGCGCAACTTATCTGTGTTTAAACGTTGAATTGATGTGGAGGGTTTTTATTTGGGAGAAATATCATATTGACATTTAGCCATACGATGTTTATGGTTGCTAACTGATTTAGATCTTGCTCGTGTTTATTTGGGAAAAGACTATTCTTGGTCCCCTCAACTATTTCAGAGCCTAATTTTGTACAGGCTGGGAGTACATTTAGTTCTACGAATTCCCTCCCTTCTAGTTTGTAGAAAAATGCCTTAGTGCTGGTTGCTCCAAATTCTGTTCAGCGGGCTCTTTTCGCCAACAGAATTTGTACATCTTTGATTTATTTGCAAACATGTCCCTCGGATGCATTCCGCGTTGAGGTAGCAGAATGGCATTGTGCTGGCAGCAGAACAGATTGTTTTCTTCATTTTTTGCATACGCTGCATCTGAACATAATTTTGCTAGCTGCGGAGAGGAGTTTCTGTTGCTGTTATATTTCTTGGAGACTACATCCAGAGGCAGTGGAGGATTTAAGACGCGCAAATTCAGGGTTTCCTACACTGTTATGTTCTGCATTTTCTGTTCAGATTGTATTCTGAAACAGTCGAAACAAAATATTTTGCCGCGCATTGCTGCTCCTCATTGGAAGCCTCCTGGTCCTCGTTGCTTTCACCCCTGAATCCTTGGACCTTGTTGTGAGTGAGTCTGAAGGATGGATGCCTATTCTCCAGCAAATGGATGATCTGTTGGTTCTCTTTTATATTCTTttcttctactccctccgttccaaattagaAGGGAGTAAAAAAGAGGTGCCCATATGGCAGCTCATATTACCACAAAGCAGCTCATATTAACAAATTCAAACTGATCCAGACTATTAAGGCCCTTTCTGGGTTCTGTTTTATTCATGTAAGATTGCATCCAACATGACTGTAAGTCTGTAACCATGTTGACTTGACAATATAAGCTCGTTGCTCTAAAAAAGATTACTCGGGATACAGTGCACCATGCTGGTTGCTGCTGCTGGGAGCCACCGTGGCATTGCACCATGGTCCAAGCATCAGTGCGCCACCGCCTCACTGCGACAGGCTGCCATGTCGGGCGATAAGGACATGCTAAGTTCTGTAGTTCAAATATGAAAAGATACAAACTGAATACCACTTAAAAGTCAAAGTTTCCACACAACATTCTCAACACTACAGAGCTAAGACAGAGAAACTCGGGATACAATGCATCACAGCAATTCCATCTAACTGATTGCTCTCTCATACACAAATCAGGACACCACCCGGCCTTCTGGAAACTGCACTACAGGTGCGAAACGAAACACAAGAAAAGCTTAGACACAGCCTCGCTGGTCTGGTTCCATCTAGGATAGCAAGGAAACCAGCGAGACGAACTCTGAGATCGCCCTGCCCTTCCATTTTGTGTTAATGACGAAGTGCTCCGGGTGCTTCCTGAGCAGCTCCAGCAGCCCGAACcatggcctccccttggctataatcGGTGACTACTCCTCCCAGGTCAGGTACTTCCGCACCCTGGTGTGGTGCTAGACGTTGCCAAACCAGTCCACAAGCTGCGAGTAGACAAACAAGTATAAGACTTTGCATGTACAATGATTGAACCGTGTAAAAATAGTCTGATCATGCTTCATTGCTAATCTAAGGAAATTGCCAATAAAAAggagaacaacaacaacaacaacaacaacaacaacaacaacaacaacaacaacaataataataatcataatcataatAATAGTGTTGTGACATGATACAGAATAGGAGGGATATCCCAGTAATGTGACATGATTAATTAATGAAAAATGAAGTTTTCCAGGATAGCTACCACAGGATATACTTGCAAGTCTTTCCCACTAATTGTAGAAGAGAAATGTAAATATCAGTAGAAAATCGTCCGTAGCGAGTCATGGCTCCACAAAAACGAAGCGACAAGATTCAGCACAAAACATGTTTGGAGTGACAAGTGAAGGATGCTAGCAGGCAAAGTCATGCATTAACAGGCTTAAAGCCTAAGAGCCTAAAGTTAACTGCCTTTGGATTTATATGATAGTTTTGACAAGTTATAGTACATACACCTCTTTCGAAACAGGCTTTCGCCCAGCTTTATATATATACCCAAACAGCCAAACCGATACAAAGTGGTAAGGAAACCCTCATACAAGGAGGTCAAAAGAAAAATAGTATGCCACCTGAGCAAGGGCACACGTGCACCTTACCCCACTTTGAGCGTGAAAACAGGAGACGCAACACCTAACAAGAGACAACCAAGACTATTGAATAGGACTGGACCCTCACCACTTCGAGAAACCACCGTACACCATAGTACCGAACACACCGAGCCATTTATGGAAAGGGCCAACTCACCGTTGAGATAGCCTCCTTGTTCCGCGCCATGGAGCTCAGCTTCTGCTAGGATATAGCAAGGACCGAGAACAGATACCACGGAGACACTGTAAATGACAGGAGATCACTAGACCATCCCACGCTAGAGTCGAGGATGCTACAAGTCCAGGACAAGGCATGCTCGAAGCCCCTGGCCGGTTGCAACCAAAAGGGACCGGGGCTCCGCACTGACACCCTCAAGATGGTGATGATGCCAAGTGACACCGTCGTGCCCAAAAGGACGGACTATGGTTTTCACCCGGAGCCCTTGCATCAAGAGGGGACCCACAACAATGCATCCAAGAAGGAAGCGAAACTCGTAGGCGCTGCCATCGGCGGCGCCCGAGCGCGGAGCTTTTGCTAGGACTCTCACAAGTGCCACCTGCGGAGCCAAAGTTGCGACCCGATCTGTGAGGAGGGGACCACTGCCACTAGCGCAAGGCCTCGAGATCGAGACCAGGGAgccgccaccaccaaagccacaaTGACACTAGGATCATCCGCTACCCCTCCCCTTGCTACCCTCATAGCCCAAAAGGAGACGCCACCACTACCGCAACGCTACTCGCTGCAGAGCCAACTGTGTAGCCTCAACATCCAAGGTCATCGCCCTGGCATCCAGGAGAGACACACCATCACCGTCAGGGCACCAGGCCGCCGAAAAGCAAGCACCTTCAGACAGACAACGCAAGGGCGGAACCGTCGTGTCATAGCTCCACCACGATCAGGGCCAGCCAACACAGATGCTGACCCACGAGCAGAGGACAAATGGCAACGGGTGCCAGATCCCCTCTGGATCCAGCCCCGCCATGGACGGGAATGAGGATCATCGGCTCTAGCCAGCATCACTTCGCAGGCCAGCCCACCATGCAATGTCGGGGTGGCACCCAACCGAAGCGGACCGCCTGAGTAGCTGGCCTCCACGGGCCATATCCAGCCGTTTGGATCTGACTAAGAAACAATGGTGAGGCCCACTACCGGCGAAACCCTAGATTGTGCAAGATACTAGACGCCACCTACTACCGACGAAACCCTAGATCCTGCAAGATACTGGACGTCGGAGCTACGCAGGCCATCGGGGGA from Triticum urartu cultivar G1812 chromosome 3, Tu2.1, whole genome shotgun sequence encodes:
- the LOC125547169 gene encoding DNA (cytosine-5)-methyltransferase DRM2-like, with protein sequence MAHGANIAFLMLCVDDIVLTVSSLALLQCIVHQLTGEFAMKDLGRQHFFLGIGVTRTATGFFLCQQQYAEQVIECTTMDSCKPSPSPIDNKGKLSMGFRNDSDGRDKGKSDVESEPSRAPDMRNLYAPGPSTLSSNGWANGEGSSPSLVKRYVAMGFPKEMVVTSIKEIGHSDENALLELLLTYKAIGDEDTLGNVSTSGCTLHRVEDGDDLDFESSDGDDDVGDTEPNFGDYSDEDFLQEMSEKDEKINSLVDMRFSEDEANMAIIRCGVDGDLFVLVDSISASRVAGNLDLSNHQVTGRCFDSLEGERKQRLVEERKKKRKRCGCTGQSNQPSLDCNHDEQMLLPNPMVGFNLPNYSPSSVRVTRTILEQDMGPPYFYYENVARALTGVWATISRSLYDIQPEFVDSKHLCAAARKRGYIHNLPIENRAPLLPSPPMTIFEAFPRYKKWWPSWDQRTQFNCLLTGVAGPTLTGKIGRALASAGTPPSQSIQKYVIDQCKRYNLVWVGKNKVARLEPQEIEYLLGFPKDHTRGLGDTNRYKSLGNSFHVDTVAYHLSVLKGMFPNGVNVLSLFTGIGGGEVALHRLGMNMRTVVSVEIDKASKRIFRDWWNQTQTGTLIEIDDVKSLTDDQVATYVTTFGGFDLVIGGSPCNNLAGCNRSSRHGLEGKQSVLFHHYVRILNAVKSAMARK